From Hydra vulgaris chromosome 07, alternate assembly HydraT2T_AEP, a single genomic window includes:
- the LOC136082447 gene encoding uncharacterized protein LOC136082447 isoform X1, with amino-acid sequence MTDYSNEEVNSLETVFPGCQVFICDFHREQAWERWLSKSTNGCSYVKDQVKKKLREIAHSKTEEICKKLVQELEEWPEWKKYPKLAEYLTNTWLSIQKRWVFAYRQDRLLLNVNTNNGIERQHQSFKYSFLEKRKNSSLTAMLSICIEEFLPHKFDKLVTINRGYPTPFWDCIERIWVLNSKCRTFFFTKHCVLFFHKKLFLLNNINNILAAHASLGTLPSKIFS; translated from the exons ATGACAGATTACTCAAATGAAGAAGTGAATTCACTTGAAACTGTGTTTCCag gCTGTCAAGTATTTATCTGTGATTTTCATCGTGAGCAAGCCTGGGAGAGATGGCTGTCAAAATCCACAAATGGATGCTCCTATGTAAAAGACCAAGTTAAGAAGAAGCTTCGTGAAATTGCACATTCTAAAACAGAAGAGATTTGTAAAAAGTTAGTTCAAGAGCTCGAAGAATGGCCTGAGTGGAAAAAATACCCAAAACTTGCAgaatatttaacaaacacttGGTTATCTATCCAAAAG aGATGGGTATTTGCTTACAGGCAGGATCGTCTTTTGTTGAATGTCAACACTAATAATGGAATTGAGCGACAGCACCAATCGttcaaatatagttttttggagaaaagaaaaaattcctcACTAACTGCTATGCTAAGTATTTGTATTGAAGAATTTCTTCCTCACAAATTTGACAAGTTAGTTACTATAAATAGGGGCTATCCTACACCATTTTGGGACTGTATAGAACGTATTTGGGTACTAAATTCAAAAtgtaggacttttttttttacaaaacattgtgttttattttttcacaagaaattatttctattgaataatatcaataatatccTAGCGGCACATGCCAGTCTTG